A segment of the Candidatus Krumholzibacteriia bacterium genome:
GATGCAGACGTCCACCGTTTCCATGGTCGGGTTGATGGCATCCATCTCCACGAGCTTGTCGTAGTCCACGTTGGCTTCCGCCAGCAGGACGTTCATATGGCCGGGCATGCGCCCCGCCACCGGGTGAATGGCGTATTCGACCACGACGCCCTTGGACTCGAGCAGGTTGGCGAGGTCACGCACGGCGTGCTGCGCCTGCGAGACCGCCATGCCGTAGCCCGGGACGATGACCACGCGCTGCGCGGTGTCGAACAGCATTGCGATTTCCTCGGCCGAGGTCGACTTGATCTTGCCGGCATAGACATCGTCGCCGCTGCCACCGTCGACGGCGGTGAACTTTGCGAACAGGACGTTGGCCAGTGAGCGGTTCATGGCCCGGCACATAATCTCACTGAGAATGAGCCCCGAAGCGCCCACCAGCGAGCCGGAAATAATGAGTGCGTTGTTGCTGAGGACAAAACCGGTCGCGGCCGCGGCCAGCCCGGAGTACGAGTTCAGCAGCGCGATCACCACCGGCATGTCGGCGCCGCCGATGGGCAGCGTCAGCGTGAACCCCAGGATCGATGCCACACCCACCAGCATCCAGTAGGGCAGCATGTTGGACGGGTCGCGCACGAACATGACGCCCAGCACGAGGCACACGATGCCCAGTGCGGCGTTGAATGCGTTCTGCATCGGAATCCGGTATGGATTGCCCTTGATGACGAATTCCTGCAGCTTGGCAAAAGCCACCAGGCTTCCGAAGAATGTCACGCCGCCGATGATTCCGGAGGCAACGGTTGCGATGGTCATCTGCAGGCTGTCGATGGGCCCGCCGCTGTTGGCTTCGATCAGCACCGCGCCGGCCACCAGCACCGACGCACCGCCGCCGAACCCGTTGAGCAGCGCCACCATCTGCGGCATCGCGGTCATCGCGATGCGCAGCGCCATCACCGCGCCGGCCACCGCACCCACCGCAAAACCGGCCGCAATCACCGTGTAACTCACCACGTGGCGGTCCACCAGGGTGGCCACGATGGCGACCAGCATGCCGAGCGCACCCATCAGGTTGCCCTTGATGGCCGTGCGCGGGTGCGCCAGCATCTTGAAGCACATGATGAAGAGAACGGCCGCTACCACATATGCAACATTGATTATTGATTCGCGCATTGCTTACCGCCCCGCTCCTTACTTCTTCCGGAACATTGCCAGCATACGATTGGTGACAAGAAACCCGCCCACCACGTTGATGGTGGCGAACGCCACCGCCACGAACGCCAGCGAGGTGGTCAACATCTTGTCCGTCGACCCTGCCGCCAGCATGGCGCCGATGATGGTGATGCCGGATACCGCGTTCGACCCCGACATGAGCGGGGTGTGCAGCGTGGGCGGCACCTTCTGGATCACTTCGAATCCAACGAAGACCGCCAGCACGAACACCGTTAGAATCATCACGAAAGAATCCAAGACCTGACCTCCCGTCGATTCCGGTTCAGCTCGCCACGGCGGCCATTCCCAGCCGCTCGCGGAGCACCGGATTGACCACGTCGCCATCGCGGGTCACCATGGTGCCCCGCACGATCTCGTCCTCCATGGAGAGATCGATGACGCCCTTCTTTACGAAATTCTGCACGAACGACGTCACGTTGCGCGCAAACATCTGGCTGGCGTGGTACGGCACCGTGGCGGCCAGGTTGGTCGGCCCCATGACCTTCACGCCGTGCACCTCCACCGTCTCGCCCGCGCGGGTCACGTCCACGTTGCCACCGCGTTCGGCCGCCAGGTCGATTACCACCGAGCCCGGTGCCATGGCCTTGAGCATGTCGCCGGTGATGAGAACGGGCGCCTTCTTGCCCGGGATGGCCGCGGTGGTGATGACGAAGTCGCTGGCCGCGACCACCTTGGCCATCAGTTCGCGCTGGCGCCGGTAGAAGTCCTCGCCGAGTTCCTTCGCGTAGCCACCCTTGTCCTCGGCGTCTGCGGTCTCGACGGGCAGTTCCACGAACTTGCCGCCGAGGCTCTGGATCTGCTCCTTGACCGCGGGGCGCACGTCGTAGGCGTGTACCACCGCGCCGATGCGCTTGGCGGACGCGATGGCCTGCAAACCTGCCACGCCCGCACCAACCACGAAAGCCTTGGCCGGCGTAATGGTTCCGGCGGCGGTCATCATCATGGGAATCATGCGCGGCAACGCATCGGCGGCCATCAGCACCGCCTTGTAACCGGCGATGGTCGCCATCGACGACAGTACGTCCATGGCCTGTCCGCGCGTAATGCGCGGGATGAGTTCGAGCGCAAACAGCACGGCGCCCGTGGAAGCATATTCTCGAATCGCCTCCGGCTCGTTCAGCGGATCGGCCATTCCAATGATGATCTGCCCGCTGCGAACGCGGGCGCGGTCATCGCCTCCCGGATTGGCTCCCGCCACGCGCACGCACGCCACGATCTGCGACGCAAACACATCGTCGCGCGATCCCAGGGTGGCGCCCTTGTCCTGGTAGGCGCTGTCGGGGTATCCGGCTTGTTCTCCGGCGCCACGCTCGACAACCACGCGAACACCGGATTTTGAAAGAATGGAAACGACGGCGGGAACGAGCGCGACGCGTGTCTCTCCTGCAAACGTCTCGCGCGGAACGCCCAGGACGACGGTAGATGTCTCTGTCATGAATGCCCTCCCTCGCGCTGCGGCGGCGCGATCGCCATACCCTAGCACGCCCCCCGCACAAGGTGAAGCGCAAATCAGCTTCTCGCGCGCCGACCGGAGAGCAAAATGAAAAAAGGAATTACACCTGTCCAGGTGCTATTTGAGCAGGACCATTTTGCGCGTCTGCACGCCATACGCGCTTTCGAGGCGGTAGAAGTAGATGCCGGACGCCGAGTCCTGCCCCTGGTCGTCTCGGCCCGTCCACACCGCCCGATGGCGTCCGGCGGGCAGGTCGCCGTTGACCAGCACCCGCACCAGCGCCCCGGCGGCGTCGTAGATGGCCAGCCGGGCCGAGGTCGCGCCGGGCAGGTCGAACCAGATCTCGGTGCGCGGGTTGAACGGATTGGGCGCGTTCTGCATCAGCGTGTACTGCGCCACGGGGACAACGACCTCCACGGGCTCGGAACGTGCCTCCCCGGAATCCTCCACACCCGCCACCACGTACTGGTAGGCGTTTCCCCTGGGTACGCCGGCATCCACGAATTCGCGCGTGGTCACCGGCAACAGCGACTCGCCGCTCACCAGCTTCTCCGCGCCACCGCCCGTGCGCCGGTATACGCGGAAGCCGAGCACGCCCGCCTCGCGCGACGCATCCCAACGCACACGCACACCGTCATCCTCCACCGTGGCCTCGATCAGGCTGACGATCAGCGCGTTGGTCTCACCCTCGACCACCAGCAGCGTCTGCCTGCCGGCGACGTTCTCGTAGCGGTCCAGCACGCCCGACGGCCAGCGCACATCGACACGCGTGGCGGTCGTGAAACCTCCCAGGCCAAACTCCACTTCCAGGCTGGGCTGGCACAGGTAGCTCTCCCCCCCACTCACGTCGCGGAACTGCGTCACTCCGCCCGCCACCACCGTCACGCGCGCGCCGATGCCGTCACGGTTGCTCTGCGTGCCCTGCGTCTTGACCTTCAGCCAGCTGGCATTGGTGGGAACCGCGCGGTACAGCACCGACTGCGCGCGGTTGTTGCTGACGAACATGTCGACGAAACCGTCGTTGTTGTAGTCCCCCAGCGCGAGACCGTAACCGGGACCGGTGTCGCCCACGCCAGCGGCATCGGTGACATTGGTGAAGGAACCGTCACCGTTGTTGCGAAACAGCTGGTTCTTGGCCGACGAAGCCCCGGGCACGAAGTCCCAGTTCACCACGTAGAGGTCCAGGTCCATGTCATTGTCGTAGTCGAGGAAGGAATTTCCCCAGCCGTACTGCGCCACCTGCACGCCCAGTGCGGTGGCGACATTCTCGAAGGTGCCGTCGCCCCTTGCGCGCAGCAGGACGTTCTTGATGCTGGTCAGCCCGGTGGTATTGGTGAGGTACAGATCGACGAAACCATTGCCGTCGAAGTCACCCACACCGATTCCCATGGAATCGATGCTGATGTTGCTGCCTGATTCCACCGACACGTCGGTGAAGGTGCCGTCGTCGTTGTTGCGCCACAGCCGGTTGCCACCGTGCTTGTCGTTGGAGAGGTAGAGATCTACGTCACCGTCGTTGTCGTAGTCGATCCACACCGCCTCCAGTCCGGCCTTGCGGTCCGCGAGGCCGAGTTCGGCGGCGCGCTCGGTGAAGGTGCCGTCGCCGTCGTTCACGAAGAACTGGTTTTCCTCGATTCGATTGACCACGTACAGGTCCAGGTAGCCGTCGCGGTTGTAGTCGCCCCACGCGGCGCCGAAGGTGAGGTTGCCGGAAGCCATGACTGGATCCGCCACGTCGGTGAAGGTGCCGTCGCCGTTGTTACGGAAGAGCCGGTTGGGACCCCGGTGCGCTGCCACGAAGACGTCTTCGTCACCGTCGTTGTCGTAATCGGCGAACTTCACCGCGCGGTTGTTCCCGGTATCGGCGCATCCGGCGGCCTGTCCGATGTCGGTGAAGGTGCGGTCGGCATTCTGCCGGAACAGCCAGTCCCCCACACCACCCTCGTTCGCGACGAACAGGTCGAGGTCGCCGTCGCCGTCAAGATCGAAGAACGCGGCGCCGTAGCCCCAGTCCTCGTTGCCGAGGCCGTTGATCTGAAAGTCGAGTCCCGAGGTCTGCGGCGGGACCGCCGTGAATCCCCCGAACTGGGCCTGGACGGCGGCCGCCGAAAGCAGCACGCACAGCCCCACGGCCGCCGCCAACGCGCGGCGCGAGCCGTGGTCGAACCAGCCATCTCGCTGTAACGAAAGGAGTTGTATCGCCGCCCGCCGGGCCGGGCCTACCCGGGTGTCCATGGCACGATTATAACGCGGGCGGGGGAATAAGTCCACGCGCGGGGCCGGCGGCGGACGCGCACCGGCCCCGCAACGGGGGTCTAGAGCTTCATCATGCGGGCGATATACTTGGCCGACGGCGACCCGAAGGAGAGCATGTTGTCATGCATCTTCTGCAGATCCACGCTCTTGTTCTTCGCCTCGTAGGCGCGGCGGATGTCCTCCACCTCGGCGCTGCCCACGAAGTAGGTGGAGAGCTGCGTCGACGAGAGGCACGCACGCCGCCACTTGCCCGCGGCCTCGCCGTCCTCCTGGAAACCCTCGTTCTTCATCAGGGCCATGGCCTCATCCTCGGTCATGCCCTCGGTATGGATTTTCTGGTCGATGATGGCGTTGATGATGACCCGCAGCCGCATCTTGAGCTGCTGCATCTTCACCGCCGGCCCGCCGAACCCCGCGTCGGCCATCACCTTCTCCGAATACACCGCCCAACCCTCCACGAACGAACCGCTGTAGAAGACGGCGCGCACCATGGTGGGTGCCTTGAACTTGTTGGAATGCGCCCCCTGCAGGTAGTGGCCGGGGACGGCCTCGTGCACGGTCAGGTCGTTGAGCATGTAATCGTTGTATTCCTTGAAAAAAGACGTGGTGCGCTCCGGCGTCCAGTCCTGCGGTGTGGGAGAGATCGAGTAGAAGGTTTCCCCCTGCGGTTCCATCGGGCCCGGCGACTCGCAATACGCCACCGCCACGCCGCGCTGGAACTCCGGCATGACGATGATCTTCACCGGCTCGGTGGGCACGGTGACCAGCTTGTGCTCGCGGGTGAAGGCGATCGCGTCCGCCAGCGTCTGCTTCGCCTTGGGGACGATGGTGTCGTTGTTGGGCCGGTCCTCGGCCAGCTTGTCGAGTACGGCCTTGTTGACCAGCTTCACGTCGCCAAGCCTGGCCGGGTCGGTGTCCTCCGGAAAGTACTTCTTGTACAGGGGCAACGCCGTCTCGTACATGGTCTTCTGTGTCGCCTTGAGATCCGCCGCGGCACGCGCGTAGATCTCCTCCTTGGACAGATCGGAGTCCAGCGAGAAGCGCAGCTTCTTGCGCCACATCGCATCGCCGATGCGGACGTCGCCGTTGGAGCGCGGGAGCAGATCCTTCTCCAGCCACTCGCCGTACGCCTCCAGCGCCTTCGCCGCCGCCTCGCGCACGGGCGCCAGTTCTGCCGCGACCGACGAACCCTCGACGAACTGGGAGAGCTCGTCGCGGATCATGCCGATGTTGCCCTGGTTTTGCAGAATCGCGGTCTCGGTGTGGACCCGCGGCGGGGTCTTCAGGTTGGCCTGCGCCGCGGCCACCACCGCGGGAATCTCCTCCAGACGGCTCTTGACGCTGCGCAGGCGGTCATCCAGCGGGGCAAAGTCGCGCGCGATGAGCGCGTAGATGGCGTTGCCCATGTTGTAGAAGAGCGGGTTCCACTCGTGCTCCTTCAGTTCGTTGGCTTCGAACACCGCCCGCTCCAGGTTGAGCTTGAGAATCGCGTAATCGATGGCGTTTACCTCGCTCAACGACTTCGCATCGATGGCGGCAAGCCGATCCAGGTAACTCTGCGCCACCCGCGCCTGTTCGGCTATCGCCGCGGCGGAACGATCGGTCAGGCGGCCGTCGAAACGATGATCACCCAGGGTGGTTGCGTACTCGGGATTCATTTCCAGCAACTTGTCGATGTACTGGTTGGCCGTCGACTCGAACTCCTTGTCGGAAGCGGCCGCGTGGGCCACGCTGGCGAGCATGACGATGGCCACGGTGGCAATCAGCAGCGATTTCATTCTGGTCTTCTCCTTCTATTCTATATCCAGCCCGTCCGGGAGCGGCCAACTAGAGAACATCAGCCTTGATCATGTTGGTGGTGCCGGGCACGTCCACCGGGACACCCGCCACCACCACCACGCGATCCCCGCGCGAGGCGACTCCGGCCTCGACCACCGCGCGCTTGGCGATTTCGATCATGGAGTCGGTATCCGTGGAAGCGCCGATTCTTACCGACGCGGTGTTCCAGTACAGCATGGTCCGCTTGAGCGTCGGCTCGTGCGGACTGATCACCGCGATGCGCGTGGGCGAACGGTGGTTGGACACGTACAGCGCGGTCTGGCCGGAGCGCGTGCAGCACAGGATGACCTTCGCGCCGATCTCGATGGCGGTGAAGCAGGCGGCGTGCGCCACCGCTTCCGGGATGGTCCGGCCCGGCCGGGGGGCCACCGCGGCGAATTGCCCCGCATAGTCGATGCGCGCCTCGCTGGCCCGCGCCACCTCGGCCATGGTGCGCACGGCCTCCACCGGGTACTTGCCGGATGCAGTCTCGCCCGAGAGCATGACCGCATCGGTGCCATCGAACACGGCGTTGGCGATGTCCGCCGCCTCGGCACGGGTGGGACGGGGATTCTGGATCATGGATTCCAGCATCTGGGTGGCGGTGATGACCGGCTTGCTCGCGGCCAGCGCCTTGCGGATGAGATCCTTCTGGATGAGTGGAACCTGCTCGATGGGCATCTCCAGACCCAGGTCGCCGCGCGCAATCATGACCGCGTCGGCTGCGTCCAGGATGCCGTCGATGTTTTCCAGCGCTTCCTTCTTCTCGATCTTGGCGATGATCGGTATATCGGCACCCTTCTCACGCAGCAACCAGCGCAGCCGCGCAACCTCGTCCACCGAGCGCACGAAGGAGAGTGCGAAGTAGTCGACGTCTTCCTTGATTCCGAATTCGACGCTAACCAGGTCCTTCTCGGTGGGTACGGTTTCGCGCAGTCTCACCCCGGGCGCGTTCACGCCCTTGTTGGACTTCAACTCCCCTCCGACGACCACCTCGCACCGCACATCGGCGTCCTGCTTGTCGATCACCTTGAGTTCGATCTCTCCGTCACCCATCAGGATGCGGTCACCCGGCGAGACGTCCGACACCAGCGCCGGATAGCTGATCGACACCTCGTGCCAGTCGCCGGGCACCGCGCGCGTGGTCAGGGTGAACGAATCGCCGGCGCGCAGCATCGCGGATCCCGCCGCCATCGCACCGATGCGCATCTTGGGACCGGAGAGATCCAGCAGCACGGGAACGTACACGCCCAGTCGCGACGCCACCGCGCGCACGTTCTTCACCACGCGCGCGTGATCGTCCCGTGTGCCATGAGACGTGTTGATGCGCGCCACGTTCATGCCCGCGCGAATGAGCGCTTCGATCATCTCGGGCGAGTCGCTCGCCGGGCCCAGCGTGGCCACGATCTTGGTGCGCCGCGATGCCTGTATTGCTTTTGATTCCATGGTGTTGCCCCGGCTCACAGCGTTGGCCAAGCGCGCGCGATTGTCAAGGGGTGGTTTCCCCGTTCCCCGGCGCGTCGCGGCCGGGCAGCACGCGCGCCAGCACCATGGCCAGCAACCCGGTCATGGCACCGCCCGCAACGCCGATGAAGGGCACGAGCATGAACATGAAGAACTCCAGGTCGAACCCGGACGGCTGACCGGCGAACCTCTCCACCAGAATGGGGTTGTTGCGAACGGTGGTCTCGAAGAACAGCGCCTGCGCCATGGTGGCCGAAGCGCCGTTCCAGAAGCCGGTCACGGCCCCGTGCAACAGCGCCCGCTTGCGCTCGCGGCGCGCGCACAGGAACGCGCACAGCGCCACCACGGCGAACCACACGAACCGGTCGCTCCCCTCGGGGAGCACCCCCAGCACCACGAGCGCGCCCATGAGCGGACCGAACAGGCCCAGCGGCAGCAGCAGCTTCCAGTTCATGCGGTCCGCTCCGGTGCGACGGCGCGGGCCGGCCGGACGCCGCCCAGGTAGATGGCCACGATGGCCAGCGCCGCCCCGCCGGCCTCGACCGGCGTGGTGGGACGGCCGAAGAACGCGATGTCCCATATGAACGTCAGCGCCGGCTGCAGCAGCAGCACCAGTGCCGCGCGCGACGCGTCGACCAGGTGGAAGGTGCGGGAGATGAGAATCCACCCCAGCGCCTGGCACAGGACACCATAGGCCACCAGCACAACCGCGTTCCGCGTGTCGGGGATGCGCAGGCTCTCTCCGGTGAACACGGCCACCGGCACCAGCAGGACGGCGGTGAACAACGATACCACCGCCAGATTTGCCACCGCGGACACCCGTTCAGGTTCGCGCCGCGCGGCGCGCAACGACAGCAGGTAGAGCGCGTAGCTGATGGCGGTGAGAACTCCGTACCCGACACCGATGCGGTAGGACTCATCGAGGCCGGTCCAGTTGAGCCCGACCAGAAGAAACAGACCGGTGACGGCAAGTGGAATCGCAAGCAGGAAACGAAACGTGGCGCGCTCGTGGAACACCAGAATGCCCACCGCCGCCATTACGAACACCTGAAAGTTGCCCAGGATGGTGGCCAGCCCCGGCCCCACGTGCAGGATGGAACGGTGCCAGCAGAATATGTCCGCCGCGAAGAACAGGCCGGCGAGGAGGGCCCAGCGCATGCGCCGCATCCCGTTGAACACCCGGTCGCGCCGCAGTGCGATCAGCGCAAACAGCGTCAGCGCGCCGAACACGTTGCGGTACACGCCGGTCGCGGTGGGGCCCACGTGGACCAGCTTGACGAACACGGCCGAGAAGGAGATCAGGACGCTCCCGGCCACGATCTGCAGCTCGGGGTGGTTCGCCGCCCGGCGCACGCCGGCGCCCCAACTCATTTGCGCACGTTCTCGATCGACTGATAGGTCACATACGCAAAGCGGTGCTGCTCGGCATCGCGCATGGCCGCGGCCATGCGTTCGTGCAGATCGTCGCGCCACGTGGTCCACCTGGCGATGTATGCCTCCGCCGCCGCCGCGTCGCCGGCGGCCTGGATCTCCAGCACCTCACCCAGCATCGCGGTCGCGGCGGCATGCATGCGCGCATAGTCCACCGACAACTTCCCCGCCGCGGCGTCGAACGTGAAGGCGCCCTGGGCGAGGAAGTAGTTGAACTGCATCAGCTCCATGGTCTGATAGGCCTGCGCGCGCTCCGGCTTGTTCTTGAGCAGCACGCGGCGCACGCCACTGGCATACACGGAACGCGCCGCGTCGGCGGTGTAGAACTTCATGTCCAGCAGGGTGGGAATCACGTACAGCGACACCAGATCCGCCTTCATCTCCTCGTAGACCGCCGCCGCCTGGCCCAGCGCGAGGTCGAGGTCGCGGTCGTCCCGCGTACGGTCCACGCCCAGGTAGTGGCCGATCTCGTGCCACAGTGTCCGATTGGCGTTGCCTTCGGCGATCAAGTCATTCGCGAACTTCGCGTCCATGACCGCAACGTAGGAGCGGCGCTGGTTCTCGAACAGGTCCGGGTTGGTCATGATGTTGTGTCGCAGGAGGATGGTTCGGCCGTACTTGCGCGCCGAACTCGCCTCGTTGGGAAGAATGGTGGCAGTGTTGGTTCCCCGTGACTGCGCGAAGTCAGCCACCACCTCGTACACGCCGACGGGAATGTCGGTGCGCACGCGCTTGTGCGGCTTGCCCTTGTCGTAGGGCAGCGAGTCCTCCAGCGTCTGCAGGGCCGCGGTGGCCGAGCGCAGCGCGTCGCTGCGTTCGTGATCGCGCAGCAGAACATTGAGGCTGAAGTAGGTCTTCACGCCGAACAGTGCGTCATCGTACGTTTCGTAGGAACCAATCTGCGCGTTGAGGTTCTTGAAGCTGCCCGTTACCCAGGCCGAGTCGCCGGCGGCGTAGTCGTTGATGATGAGGTCGTTGGCGCGCGCGCGCAGGTAGCCGGCAAAGTCCGGGTCCTCGGCCTTGACGGCGTCGGCCGCCTTCTTCAGCAGGCCACTCACCCTTGCGAGTTCGTCGGCATACGCAACCGGGTAGGGGACGGCATAGAACGCCACCCGATCCGGATGGCGCGACAACTCGATCAGCCTGGGCTTGAGGTCGGGGTGCGCCTTCTCGATGTCGCGGTGACGGTTGAGGGCGGCGAGATCCGCGTTCACGGCGCCGACGGTGCAGCGACGCACCACCGTGCGCGGGTGCAGGATTGTCTCCACCTCGTCGGGGTGATCCTTCATGAATGCGTCCAGTTCCTCGCGGGTCACGTCCCATGGATACAGCGCGCCACCGGGAACGGGGGGATCCACCGGCAGCACGGGCCGGCGCACGTTGTCCAGCCCGCGCACCACCGGGCCATTGGACATGTAGTAGAGCGTCAGGAGGTTCTGTGTGGCCGGGGGCGAACCCAGGTTGCGGTCCGTGTCGACCAGGTACGTGCGCGCCCCGGTCGCCTGGCGATGCTTCATGTTCTCGTGCAGTTGCTGGAAGATCTCCCCGGCCTGGATGAGGTAGTCCACCGCGAGCTGGTCCGCTCCGGTCAGTGGAGAGAGATCCGGAGCGAGGTGCACGTGCAGGGTCTTGTCGATGATGGGCTGCGTCGTCGTCAGGGGCGCGTACCCCTCGGGGAGGTCCTGAGCGCCGGCCGGCACCACCACTGAAACCAGCACAATCAACGCAATCAGCATGAACATGATCGAATCTCCTATTCGTTTTCCCAGTGTCGATCCACTTCCGGGTATCGATCCAGGTAGCCGCGGAAGGTCTGTTTGATCTTCTGCAGGCGCTCCGGCGTTCGCGCCTCGAAGCGCAGCACCAGCTCCGGCAGGTTGGAGGAGGCGCGCACCAGTCCCCAGCCATCCTCGAACACCACCCGCGCCCCGTTGATGTCGACCACGCGATCGAAGTCCTGCTTGAGCTCCGCCGTGAGCCTCTTTACCACGTCGTACTTGACCTCGTCGGCGCACTTGACGTTGATGGCCGGTGTTGACACGTACGCCGGCGTCCCCGCCATGATGAC
Coding sequences within it:
- a CDS encoding NAD(P)(+) transhydrogenase (Re/Si-specific) subunit beta, with amino-acid sequence MRESIINVAYVVAAVLFIMCFKMLAHPRTAIKGNLMGALGMLVAIVATLVDRHVVSYTVIAAGFAVGAVAGAVMALRIAMTAMPQMVALLNGFGGGASVLVAGAVLIEANSGGPIDSLQMTIATVASGIIGGVTFFGSLVAFAKLQEFVIKGNPYRIPMQNAFNAALGIVCLVLGVMFVRDPSNMLPYWMLVGVASILGFTLTLPIGGADMPVVIALLNSYSGLAAAATGFVLSNNALIISGSLVGASGLILSEIMCRAMNRSLANVLFAKFTAVDGGSGDDVYAGKIKSTSAEEIAMLFDTAQRVVIVPGYGMAVSQAQHAVRDLANLLESKGVVVEYAIHPVAGRMPGHMNVLLAEANVDYDKLVEMDAINPTMETVDVCIVIGANDVVNPVARDPKSIIAGMPIIDVDKARTVIVVKRSLSPGFAGIPNPLFAADNTLMFFSDGKKAITDMIGAVKEAA
- a CDS encoding NAD(P) transhydrogenase subunit alpha, whose translation is MILTVFVLAVFVGFEVIQKVPPTLHTPLMSGSNAVSGITIIGAMLAAGSTDKMLTTSLAFVAVAFATINVVGGFLVTNRMLAMFRKK
- a CDS encoding Re/Si-specific NAD(P)(+) transhydrogenase subunit alpha; translated protein: MTETSTVVLGVPRETFAGETRVALVPAVVSILSKSGVRVVVERGAGEQAGYPDSAYQDKGATLGSRDDVFASQIVACVRVAGANPGGDDRARVRSGQIIIGMADPLNEPEAIREYASTGAVLFALELIPRITRGQAMDVLSSMATIAGYKAVLMAADALPRMIPMMMTAAGTITPAKAFVVGAGVAGLQAIASAKRIGAVVHAYDVRPAVKEQIQSLGGKFVELPVETADAEDKGGYAKELGEDFYRRQRELMAKVVAASDFVITTAAIPGKKAPVLITGDMLKAMAPGSVVIDLAAERGGNVDVTRAGETVEVHGVKVMGPTNLAATVPYHASQMFARNVTSFVQNFVKKGVIDLSMEDEIVRGTMVTRDGDVVNPVLRERLGMAAVAS
- a CDS encoding FG-GAP-like repeat-containing protein, which codes for MDTRVGPARRAAIQLLSLQRDGWFDHGSRRALAAAVGLCVLLSAAAVQAQFGGFTAVPPQTSGLDFQINGLGNEDWGYGAAFFDLDGDGDLDLFVANEGGVGDWLFRQNADRTFTDIGQAAGCADTGNNRAVKFADYDNDGDEDVFVAAHRGPNRLFRNNGDGTFTDVADPVMASGNLTFGAAWGDYNRDGYLDLYVVNRIEENQFFVNDGDGTFTERAAELGLADRKAGLEAVWIDYDNDGDVDLYLSNDKHGGNRLWRNNDDGTFTDVSVESGSNISIDSMGIGVGDFDGNGFVDLYLTNTTGLTSIKNVLLRARGDGTFENVATALGVQVAQYGWGNSFLDYDNDMDLDLYVVNWDFVPGASSAKNQLFRNNGDGSFTNVTDAAGVGDTGPGYGLALGDYNNDGFVDMFVSNNRAQSVLYRAVPTNASWLKVKTQGTQSNRDGIGARVTVVAGGVTQFRDVSGGESYLCQPSLEVEFGLGGFTTATRVDVRWPSGVLDRYENVAGRQTLLVVEGETNALIVSLIEATVEDDGVRVRWDASREAGVLGFRVYRRTGGGAEKLVSGESLLPVTTREFVDAGVPRGNAYQYVVAGVEDSGEARSEPVEVVVPVAQYTLMQNAPNPFNPRTEIWFDLPGATSARLAIYDAAGALVRVLVNGDLPAGRHRAVWTGRDDQGQDSASGIYFYRLESAYGVQTRKMVLLK
- a CDS encoding DUF885 domain-containing protein — its product is MKSLLIATVAIVMLASVAHAAASDKEFESTANQYIDKLLEMNPEYATTLGDHRFDGRLTDRSAAAIAEQARVAQSYLDRLAAIDAKSLSEVNAIDYAILKLNLERAVFEANELKEHEWNPLFYNMGNAIYALIARDFAPLDDRLRSVKSRLEEIPAVVAAAQANLKTPPRVHTETAILQNQGNIGMIRDELSQFVEGSSVAAELAPVREAAAKALEAYGEWLEKDLLPRSNGDVRIGDAMWRKKLRFSLDSDLSKEEIYARAAADLKATQKTMYETALPLYKKYFPEDTDPARLGDVKLVNKAVLDKLAEDRPNNDTIVPKAKQTLADAIAFTREHKLVTVPTEPVKIIVMPEFQRGVAVAYCESPGPMEPQGETFYSISPTPQDWTPERTTSFFKEYNDYMLNDLTVHEAVPGHYLQGAHSNKFKAPTMVRAVFYSGSFVEGWAVYSEKVMADAGFGGPAVKMQQLKMRLRVIINAIIDQKIHTEGMTEDEAMALMKNEGFQEDGEAAGKWRRACLSSTQLSTYFVGSAEVEDIRRAYEAKNKSVDLQKMHDNMLSFGSPSAKYIARMMKL
- the pyk gene encoding pyruvate kinase, which codes for MESKAIQASRRTKIVATLGPASDSPEMIEALIRAGMNVARINTSHGTRDDHARVVKNVRAVASRLGVYVPVLLDLSGPKMRIGAMAAGSAMLRAGDSFTLTTRAVPGDWHEVSISYPALVSDVSPGDRILMGDGEIELKVIDKQDADVRCEVVVGGELKSNKGVNAPGVRLRETVPTEKDLVSVEFGIKEDVDYFALSFVRSVDEVARLRWLLREKGADIPIIAKIEKKEALENIDGILDAADAVMIARGDLGLEMPIEQVPLIQKDLIRKALAASKPVITATQMLESMIQNPRPTRAEAADIANAVFDGTDAVMLSGETASGKYPVEAVRTMAEVARASEARIDYAGQFAAVAPRPGRTIPEAVAHAACFTAIEIGAKVILCCTRSGQTALYVSNHRSPTRIAVISPHEPTLKRTMLYWNTASVRIGASTDTDSMIEIAKRAVVEAGVASRGDRVVVVAGVPVDVPGTTNMIKADVL
- a CDS encoding DMT family transporter, whose translation is MSWGAGVRRAANHPELQIVAGSVLISFSAVFVKLVHVGPTATGVYRNVFGALTLFALIALRRDRVFNGMRRMRWALLAGLFFAADIFCWHRSILHVGPGLATILGNFQVFVMAAVGILVFHERATFRFLLAIPLAVTGLFLLVGLNWTGLDESYRIGVGYGVLTAISYALYLLSLRAARREPERVSAVANLAVVSLFTAVLLVPVAVFTGESLRIPDTRNAVVLVAYGVLCQALGWILISRTFHLVDASRAALVLLLQPALTFIWDIAFFGRPTTPVEAGGAALAIVAIYLGGVRPARAVAPERTA
- a CDS encoding NUDIX hydrolase encodes the protein MFMLIALIVLVSVVVPAGAQDLPEGYAPLTTTQPIIDKTLHVHLAPDLSPLTGADQLAVDYLIQAGEIFQQLHENMKHRQATGARTYLVDTDRNLGSPPATQNLLTLYYMSNGPVVRGLDNVRRPVLPVDPPVPGGALYPWDVTREELDAFMKDHPDEVETILHPRTVVRRCTVGAVNADLAALNRHRDIEKAHPDLKPRLIELSRHPDRVAFYAVPYPVAYADELARVSGLLKKAADAVKAEDPDFAGYLRARANDLIINDYAAGDSAWVTGSFKNLNAQIGSYETYDDALFGVKTYFSLNVLLRDHERSDALRSATAALQTLEDSLPYDKGKPHKRVRTDIPVGVYEVVADFAQSRGTNTATILPNEASSARKYGRTILLRHNIMTNPDLFENQRRSYVAVMDAKFANDLIAEGNANRTLWHEIGHYLGVDRTRDDRDLDLALGQAAAVYEEMKADLVSLYVIPTLLDMKFYTADAARSVYASGVRRVLLKNKPERAQAYQTMELMQFNYFLAQGAFTFDAAAGKLSVDYARMHAAATAMLGEVLEIQAAGDAAAAEAYIARWTTWRDDLHERMAAAMRDAEQHRFAYVTYQSIENVRK